The following are encoded together in the Fusarium keratoplasticum isolate Fu6.1 chromosome 1, whole genome shotgun sequence genome:
- a CDS encoding AB hydrolase-1 domain-containing protein: protein MASTLTLPDSRTLAYSLDVAPKDGPLVILSNPLCASFSLWDHVVKILNENGFRTLRYDQPGHGGSSAPKNLDATFDSMADDVHHLLESLEIKKVDSWIGVSMGASTGIYFTTKFPNTVSKLAICDTIASSPVNAGVEDLFVQRVAAAREAGNLETTIQGTMERWFGKDWLEKNPEEAQRVQTLMSKTTVDGFETCCNALSSKTFDLRPLLGKVGEAVDDAVVIVGQNDANLPEVMADMRTQIDQGFKATGKEKLISLFVIRDAGHVCFIDGLKQFADTIVAWLTADQRRHEIEALKSKKS, encoded by the coding sequence ATGGCAAGCACCTTGACTCTGCCTGACTCTAGGACCCTGGCCTATTCGCTAGACGTCGCGCCAAAAGACGGGCCACTGGTGATCCTCTCCAACCCCCTCTGCGCCTCATTCTCGCTCTGGGACCACGtcgtcaagatcctcaacgAGAATGGCTTCCGCACTCTACGTTATGACCAGCCTGGCCATGGAGGTTCATCTGCGCCAAAGAATCTAGATGCCACCTTTGACTCAATGGCTGACGACGTGCACCATCTGCTGGAGTCGCTAGAAATCAAGAAGGTCGACTCATGGATTGGAGTCTCCATGGGTGCATCGACTGGCATCTACTTTACCACCAAGTTTCCCAACACAGTCAGcaagctcgccatctgcGACACAATTGCGTCGTCACCTGTCAACGCTGGTGTCGAAGATCTCTTTGTCCAAAGAGTGGCGGCCGCCAGAGAAGCCGGCAATCTCGAGACGACGATCCAGGGCACCATGGAACGCTGGTTCGGCAAAGACTGGCTGGAGAAGAACCCAGAAGAGGCTCAGCGGGTACAGACCCTCATGTCTAAGACGACCGTGGACGGCTTCGAGACGTGCTGTAATGCGCTCAGCAGCAAGACTTTTGATCTACGACCTCTTCTTGGAAAGGTCGGCGAAGcagttgatgatgccgtTGTCATCGTGGGCCAGAATGACGCAAATCTGCCCGAGGTTATGGCAGACATGAGAACCCAGATTGACCAAGGATTCAAGGCGACaggcaaggagaagctcatTTCACTTTTTGTCATCAGAGATGCCGGGCATGTTTGCTTCATTGATGGGCTGAAGCAGTTCGCGGATACCATAGTCGCGTGGTTGACGGCTGATCAGAGGCGCCACGAGATCGAGGCTTTGAAGTCGAAGAAGTCCTAG